The Dehalococcoidia bacterium genome includes a region encoding these proteins:
- a CDS encoding DUF2283 domain-containing protein: MERKQKGIKVWYDPEGDYLEVVLDQREGYFRETADDRVMEKVDKRGKLLGFSILSVSTLKDAPLQATLPQTATA, from the coding sequence ATGGAGCGCAAGCAAAAAGGGATAAAAGTCTGGTACGACCCCGAGGGTGACTACCTGGAGGTCGTCCTGGACCAGCGGGAGGGCTACTTCCGCGAAACGGCGGACGACCGCGTGATGGAGAAGGTGGACAAGCGGGGAAAGCTCCTGGGTTTCTCCATTCTGAGCGTCAGCACCTTGAAGGATGCTCCCCTTCAGGCCACCCTTCCCCAGACAGCCACGGCGTAA
- a CDS encoding type II toxin-antitoxin system RelE/ParE family toxin, which translates to MYEVFLERAAERDLRRLPSAEFQRVVAAIKALAQDPRPAGCRKLSGSRRDWRIRTGDRRVLYEIDDKARAVRVMRIRHRREAYR; encoded by the coding sequence GTGTATGAGGTCTTCCTGGAGCGGGCGGCCGAACGGGACCTGCGGCGCTTACCGTCCGCGGAGTTCCAGCGGGTGGTAGCCGCCATCAAGGCGCTGGCCCAGGACCCCAGGCCCGCGGGCTGCCGTAAGCTCTCCGGCTCCAGGAGAGACTGGCGCATCAGGACCGGGGACCGCCGCGTGCTCTACGAGATCGACGACAAGGCGAGGGCGGTGCGTGTGATGCGCATCAGGCATCGGCGGGAGGCGTACCGGTAA
- a CDS encoding type II toxin-antitoxin system prevent-host-death family antitoxin produces the protein MKGETSKVRAERSRRKPFQVVVKDGEPSAVILDIQDYREMLERLDDAEDLKVLERMRRRPLKFRGLEEFLAEYAPRV, from the coding sequence ATGAAGGGTGAAACGAGCAAAGTACGGGCCGAACGCAGTCGGAGGAAGCCGTTTCAGGTGGTGGTAAAGGACGGGGAACCCTCCGCCGTGATCCTGGACATCCAGGACTACCGCGAGATGCTGGAGCGGCTTGACGACGCGGAGGACCTGAAGGTGCTGGAGCGGATGCGCAGGCGGCCGCTCAAGTTCCGGGGGCTTGAGGAGTTCCTGGCGGAGTACGCCCCGCGTGTATGA
- a CDS encoding type II toxin-antitoxin system HicA family toxin has product MSPKPPVVKARDVVTVAKRLGFVFDHQKGSHAVYYREKDKARVVIPMHAGKDLRPKTLDGILDDMGVTPEEFRRLLRG; this is encoded by the coding sequence TTGAGTCCAAAGCCCCCAGTGGTCAAAGCCAGGGACGTGGTGACAGTGGCAAAGCGGCTGGGGTTTGTCTTTGACCACCAGAAGGGGAGCCACGCCGTGTATTACAGAGAGAAAGACAAGGCGCGGGTAGTGATTCCCATGCACGCCGGGAAAGACCTCAGGCCCAAGACCTTGGACGGTATCCTGGACGATATGGGCGTGACGCCGGAGGAGTTTCGGAGGCTTCTTCGTGGCTGA
- a CDS encoding type II toxin-antitoxin system HicB family antitoxin → MERHHYTVILEREEEGGYHAFCPTLKGCHTQGDTLEEALANVREAIEAYIESLRKHGETVPLEDILIKPLEVAF, encoded by the coding sequence ATGGAAAGACACCACTATACCGTAATCCTAGAGCGAGAGGAGGAGGGGGGCTACCACGCCTTCTGCCCTACCCTCAAGGGGTGTCACACGCAGGGGGATACCCTAGAAGAGGCCCTGGCCAACGTGCGCGAGGCAATAGAGGCTTACATTGAAAGCCTTCGGAAGCATGGCGAGACCGTGCCGTTGGAGGACATCCTGATCAAGCCCCTAGAGGTCGCCTTTTGA
- a CDS encoding SDR family oxidoreductase codes for MQKHLAGKNAIVTGAGRGIGQAIALALAEQGANIMIVDPGAAREGGSEDTRPANETAEMCHKLGVKAIPAYDSVADFKAAEVMVKRVVSEWGSMDILVNSAGVLREKMVFNMTEEDWDLVIAVHLKGTFNMSRHACAAMREQKSGRIINLTSDAWRVSVGQCNYAAAKGGIVSFTYGVAREMGRYGVTVNAIAPRASTRMTMTDKVREGFRKRYEAGIISKELLDDMLNMPGPEGVPPIILWLCTEQAANANGKVFHAEGGRISVYNEPEEVKSIYKRADNGIFTLDELLQVMPKTIGGTLVNPAPAQKG; via the coding sequence ATGCAGAAACATCTCGCGGGGAAGAATGCCATAGTCACCGGCGCGGGACGCGGCATCGGCCAGGCGATTGCGCTGGCGCTTGCCGAGCAGGGCGCCAACATCATGATCGTCGATCCGGGCGCCGCCCGCGAGGGGGGCAGCGAGGACACGCGGCCCGCGAATGAGACCGCGGAGATGTGCCACAAGCTGGGCGTCAAGGCCATCCCCGCCTATGATTCCGTGGCTGACTTCAAGGCGGCGGAGGTGATGGTCAAGCGCGTCGTCAGCGAATGGGGCAGCATGGACATCCTGGTGAACAGCGCGGGCGTTCTCCGTGAGAAGATGGTCTTTAACATGACGGAGGAGGACTGGGACCTGGTCATCGCTGTCCACCTGAAGGGCACGTTCAACATGTCGCGCCACGCCTGCGCCGCCATGCGCGAGCAGAAGAGCGGCCGCATCATCAACCTTACGTCGGACGCCTGGCGGGTGTCCGTCGGCCAGTGCAACTACGCCGCCGCCAAGGGAGGCATCGTCAGTTTCACATACGGCGTCGCCCGCGAGATGGGACGGTACGGCGTCACGGTGAACGCCATCGCGCCGCGCGCATCCACGCGCATGACGATGACCGACAAGGTGCGCGAGGGCTTCCGCAAGCGCTACGAGGCGGGCATCATCAGCAAGGAGCTGCTCGACGACATGCTGAACATGCCCGGGCCGGAGGGCGTGCCGCCTATTATCCTGTGGCTCTGCACGGAGCAGGCGGCCAACGCGAACGGCAAGGTCTTCCACGCGGAGGGCGGCCGCATCTCCGTGTACAACGAGCCGGAGGAGGTCAAGAGCATCTACAAGCGGGCCGACAACGGCATCTTCACGCTCGACGAGCTGCTGCAGGTCATGCCCAAGACCATCGGCGGGACGCTGGTGAACCCCGCGCCGGCGCAGAAGGGGTAG
- a CDS encoding GNAT family N-acetyltransferase, translated as MPPVPRLSAYPKEISLRDGSTVTLRPMEQTDNDKLLSFFLSVSEDDRYYLKEDVTSPKVIERWAKELDYNRALPLLAFADGRVVADATLVRHRSGARRHIGEVRILVEPGYRNRGLGTLLLNELVMIAYHTGLERLTIEAVAEREETAIQTAERVGFVRLALLPQHCKDSAGKPQDLVILELPLNKWYEWWQF; from the coding sequence ATGCCACCTGTCCCGCGCCTCTCCGCCTATCCCAAAGAGATCAGCCTCCGCGATGGGTCAACGGTCACCCTGCGCCCCATGGAGCAGACGGACAACGACAAGCTGCTCAGCTTCTTCCTCAGTGTGTCCGAAGACGACCGCTACTATCTGAAGGAAGACGTGACCTCCCCGAAGGTCATCGAGCGATGGGCTAAGGAGCTGGACTACAACAGGGCGCTCCCGCTGCTCGCCTTCGCCGACGGACGCGTGGTCGCGGACGCCACGCTGGTGCGGCACAGGTCGGGCGCGCGCCGCCACATCGGCGAGGTGCGCATCCTCGTCGAGCCGGGCTACCGCAACCGGGGTCTGGGCACGCTCCTCCTGAACGAACTCGTCATGATTGCGTACCATACGGGGTTGGAGCGCCTGACAATTGAGGCTGTCGCGGAGCGGGAGGAGACGGCCATCCAGACGGCGGAGCGTGTGGGGTTCGTGCGCCTCGCCCTGCTGCCGCAGCACTGCAAGGACAGCGCGGGAAAGCCTCAGGACCTCGTCATCCTAGAGCTGCCGCTGAACAAGTGGTACGAATGGTGGCAGTTCTAA
- a CDS encoding HIT domain-containing protein, with protein MANCVFCEIIARRSPATIRYEDDDVIVIDNYLRWTPVMLLVIPKKHLTQEEMWRTCMAKVGSVAMDMGRQFCPSGFRLLSNLGRDAMQSQEHGHLHVLGGAYLGPYA; from the coding sequence ATGGCAAATTGCGTCTTTTGCGAGATCATTGCGCGGCGGTCGCCGGCCACCATCCGCTACGAGGACGACGACGTCATCGTCATAGACAACTACCTGCGCTGGACGCCGGTGATGCTCCTGGTCATTCCGAAGAAGCATTTGACGCAGGAGGAGATGTGGCGCACCTGCATGGCGAAGGTGGGGAGCGTGGCGATGGACATGGGCCGCCAGTTCTGCCCTAGTGGCTTTCGCCTGCTGTCCAACCTGGGGCGGGACGCCATGCAGAGCCAGGAGCACGGCCACCTGCATGTGCTGGGCGGCGCGTACCTGGGGCCGTATGCCTAG
- a CDS encoding ATP-binding protein, translating to MESLGDILKKTAIQAPGSSTAPDGAAEPAEATAPECPLCGGIGWVRADVPLSHPEFGKAIPCACSLKMLQTDRLSRLQKYSNLGPLLRMTFASLIPGGRSDDPENQQHFRAALEAARAFAQSPDGWLVFTGPPGCGKSHLAAAVANACLEAGRPAFFIAAPDLLDHLRATYSPGSEMSYDQLFEQVRTAPLLVLDDLGGQATTPWAGEKLRQIVGYRYNARLPTVVTVEGALDDVDERLRARLTDPSLARVFILERVRPPALRSLDILPLLKDRTFDTFDPRGTGLTGREQESLERAFRTARVYAEKPEGWLVFTGGHGCGKTHLAAAIANFRSRLGEATPIIPVPDLLDHLRRTFDPSSRINYDDLFNQVRSMPLLVLDDFGEHASTAWAQEKLYQIINYRYNARLPTVVTTSSKPEELESRIASRMLDMRVSNLVPIDAPDYRSGGRSDTSSDAPRKQGPPPRGRRPRS from the coding sequence ATGGAGAGCCTGGGCGACATCCTGAAAAAGACGGCTATACAAGCGCCTGGGAGCAGTACCGCGCCCGACGGGGCCGCTGAGCCCGCGGAGGCGACGGCGCCGGAATGCCCCCTGTGCGGCGGCATTGGATGGGTGCGCGCGGACGTGCCTTTGAGCCACCCTGAGTTCGGGAAGGCCATCCCGTGCGCGTGCAGCCTGAAGATGCTGCAGACGGACCGTCTCTCTCGGCTCCAGAAGTACAGCAACCTGGGGCCGCTGCTGCGCATGACCTTCGCCTCGCTCATCCCCGGCGGCCGCAGCGACGATCCGGAGAACCAGCAGCATTTCCGCGCTGCTCTTGAGGCCGCGCGCGCCTTCGCCCAGAGTCCGGACGGATGGCTCGTATTCACCGGCCCGCCGGGCTGCGGCAAGAGCCATCTGGCGGCGGCCGTCGCCAACGCTTGCCTGGAGGCCGGGCGCCCGGCCTTCTTCATCGCGGCGCCGGACCTGCTGGACCACCTGCGCGCCACGTACAGTCCGGGCAGCGAAATGTCCTATGACCAGCTCTTTGAGCAGGTGCGGACCGCGCCCCTCCTGGTGCTGGACGACCTGGGCGGCCAGGCGACTACACCGTGGGCGGGAGAGAAGCTCCGGCAGATTGTGGGCTATCGCTACAACGCCCGTCTGCCTACCGTCGTCACGGTGGAGGGAGCGCTGGACGACGTGGACGAGAGGCTGCGCGCGCGCCTGACGGACCCCAGCCTGGCGCGCGTGTTCATCCTGGAGCGGGTGCGGCCCCCCGCCTTGCGCTCCCTGGACATCCTGCCCCTCTTGAAGGACAGGACGTTCGACACGTTCGATCCGCGCGGCACGGGCCTGACGGGACGCGAGCAGGAGAGTCTGGAGCGGGCCTTCCGCACGGCGCGCGTTTACGCCGAGAAGCCCGAGGGCTGGCTGGTGTTCACCGGAGGGCACGGGTGCGGCAAGACGCACCTGGCGGCGGCCATCGCCAACTTCCGCTCACGCCTGGGCGAAGCCACGCCCATCATCCCCGTGCCGGACTTGCTGGACCACCTGCGCCGCACGTTCGACCCCTCAAGCCGCATCAACTACGACGACCTGTTCAACCAGGTGCGGAGCATGCCCCTCCTGGTGCTGGACGACTTCGGGGAGCACGCCAGCACCGCGTGGGCGCAGGAGAAGCTGTACCAGATCATCAACTACCGGTACAACGCCCGTCTGCCCACCGTCGTCACCACGTCGTCGAAGCCGGAGGAGCTGGAGAGCCGGATAGCGTCGCGCATGCTGGATATGCGGGTCAGCAATCTGGTGCCCATTGATGCCCCGGACTACCGCAGCGGCGGGCGCAGCGACACCTCGTCCGACGCGCCTCGCAAGCAAGGGCCTCCGCCACGAGGCCGGCGTCCGCGCTCGTAG
- a CDS encoding DnaD domain protein yields the protein MKPFAGFPARAQYTGIPALFFSALLPEIDDLAELKVTLHVLWLLAHKPGSARSVAEDEMLADRALMAGLVCCGPDIPPREGLRRGLERAVARGTLLRADVRKQGQAIAEYSVNNEGGRQAAAEAHHGAMDSNLPPQEPAPTQPTPNIFQLYEQEKFGLLTPMVVEKLKEFESEYSEDWIAEAIRLSVEHNHRRLSYVEGILKRWRDEGKEHGEPGRHPEKDGYTSAWEQYRARRGR from the coding sequence ATGAAGCCATTCGCTGGTTTCCCTGCGCGCGCGCAGTACACGGGCATTCCCGCGCTATTCTTCAGCGCGCTCCTGCCAGAGATAGACGACCTAGCGGAACTGAAGGTGACCCTGCACGTGCTGTGGCTCCTGGCCCACAAGCCTGGCAGCGCCCGCTCCGTGGCCGAGGACGAGATGCTTGCGGACCGCGCCCTCATGGCGGGCCTGGTGTGCTGCGGGCCGGACATCCCTCCGAGGGAAGGACTGCGACGGGGTCTGGAGCGGGCGGTAGCGCGCGGGACGCTCCTGCGGGCTGATGTCAGGAAGCAGGGACAGGCTATCGCTGAGTACTCCGTGAACAATGAGGGGGGCCGCCAGGCAGCGGCGGAGGCGCATCATGGGGCGATGGATAGCAACCTACCTCCACAAGAGCCAGCGCCCACGCAGCCCACGCCAAATATATTTCAACTTTATGAACAGGAAAAGTTCGGACTTTTGACTCCAATGGTCGTGGAGAAGTTAAAGGAATTCGAGTCGGAATACTCAGAGGACTGGATTGCCGAGGCGATCAGGCTGTCCGTGGAGCATAACCACAGGCGTCTGAGTTATGTAGAGGGTATCCTCAAACGGTGGCGCGACGAAGGTAAGGAGCATGGAGAGCCTGGGCGACATCCTGAAAAAGACGGCTATACAAGCGCCTGGGAGCAGTACCGCGCCCGACGGGGCCGCTGA